The following nucleotide sequence is from Oenanthe melanoleuca isolate GR-GAL-2019-014 chromosome 5, OMel1.0, whole genome shotgun sequence.
gaatgggatgatctCCCTCTTCCTTTTCAACCTgaaccattctgggattctatgatgGTTCAAAACTAGCAAGGAGCTGTTCAGCCAGAAGCTGGAGTGTTCACATACAGAAACAGACTCTAAAACTGGTGAAAGGCAGAGACTTGGAGGATAAATTCAAATTGATTTCCAACATGATTTAGATcccttgttgtttctgtgtttttaggGAAGAGGAACAAAACACTATGGCCTGATTGTGGTTGGGCATTCTcttggagctggcacagctgccatcctgtccttcctgctgcGTCCCCAGTATCCATCCCTGAAGTGCTTTGCCTATTCCCCCCCAGGTGGGCTGCTCAGGTAGGTGttgggatacacctgggatacactGGATCCTGCTTGTGAGGCTCTGGGGAGCAGTGAAATGGGCAGGCAGCCTGGAGAAGCAGTGTGTTTCCTCAGGGATATAGTTTGGAATTCAAGTTAGGATGGCAGATAGCCACTTTCCCAAATATTCTGGTTTAAAACTGAATTAGCCATGGCTCTAATTTTAATGGGAAATGAGGGCAATTTCCTTACTCTTTGCCCACTCCCACTGAATAGATGGAAATAAAGGAGGTACTTGACCAAATGTAGACGTCTGGAGCAGCTTACCCAGTTGTTTGGActctttttccaaagaaattgGAATTGGGATGTCATTCTGCAGCCTAAAATTGTTCACAGGGATTGTTCTGATTTCTCTTCCTTGGCCGTGGAGCAAAACCAGGGAGAGACTAATCGTGAGTCCCTCCCATTATCAATGGAAACAGACCTTCTGGTCATGTCATTCCCGAACAAAACATCCCATTGGATTGCTGGGAAGTGAGGGAAAGTCTTCCTAGTCCTGACAGACACCAAGCTGATCCATTGGAATCAGCTGTGGATCATGAGAAGCTTCTTATGGTAGTTCCTGCATCGTATtccaggagcagccaagggTTTTAagccatcctgctgctggatcTGGATGCTGGCTTTCCTTGATGTAGTATTCCCAGGTcttctgcagccacagagctACAGAGGAAGATATTTCAGGAGAGTTGTACAACCTTCTGCTCCAAACTTTCAGTCCTGGATCCCTTGGTATCTCCTAACTTGTGTCATGCCCAGGATTGTCCTTAGGTCGGTGAGGCAGCCTCTGCCCATGATAACTGGTTGGGAATATCTCTAGGAAACTCAGAATGGGAATCTTCTACTTCTTGTATTGTAAGTCAGGTTGCTGCAGAAATTTGCCGTCTGAATTCTCCCAAATATTGGGATATTTCATCCTACGTTGTAGCACAGGATATCTTATTTGGCTGTCCTGCCATTCCCAAACGATTGGAAAACGACTGAGGCACTGAGTTCAAGCATTTCCTTTCCTAGCTGTATCCAGAGTCATGTGCAAGGGAATGGTTGAGCCATGGGAGGTGAAGATCAGGCTCTTCTTCCACAAATCCCAAAAGCCTGGAGCAGCTTGGATTGGGGTGTCCCTGGTTTCCCTGCCACTGAATTGGAAATTAAACACTGTTTGCTTCTTGCTCCTGTTTCTCTTCCAGTGAGGATGCCATGGAGTATTCCAAGGAGTTTGTGACTGCAGTGGTGCTTGGCAAAGATTTGGTGCCCAGGCAAGTGGAGAAGTGTCTGAATTCCTTGATGAATCTCTGCTGTTCTGTCCCAAATAATCTGTTTCCTGTCTGAAATACTTGGATCATCTCTGTCTCCAGCTTCCTCATTTTCCTGTCCTTTTATTGTTCTCTGTTTATCTTCCTGATTCCCTGTGTTACTGTGTTTTTCCTGGACACctcttttggggtttttatgggCAAATCCCTCCTGTGTGAAAGAAAAGGTGGAATGTCCTACCTCTGGAATCCTTCCTTGTGGTACCTGGAATATCAGGTGTGCCACCTTCCTGGTTTCCTGTGTTATCTtggccctgccctgggtgtgctggcaCCTCATTTGGACCAGTTTGTCCCAAAATGCCTGTTCCATGTCACCTCATCTCTGAACCAGCTCATTCTTTGGGCCTTGGCAttcctcaccttcctcatcTCCTGGGATATAttctgctgagcagggatttggagcaggagccaggcagccTGGGATTTACCTGGATGCCATGATCCTGTCCATCCTGTCACCTGCTCAGTGGTGTCATTCAGCTCAAGGACACTTTTCCAGCACAACTGTTCTGTGCCATCTTCTGTTGTCACCTTCATCCTTTCCTGTTCACTGATCTTATCCTGGTTATTGTCCCAGTAATTCCCTGGGGCCTCTCACTCCTGCCTTCTGCTTCTGGGTAATGCCACAGCCCCCCTCTGAATCCATCTGCTCCATGTTGTATCCTTATAGTGTCCTTTTAAACACAATGCcttgtttttctgtgctctgtATCCTTCTTGTCCtgttccctgcccaggtgttGTGAACACATTTCCCCCTCTTCCATAATccataattttcttcttctcgAGACTCACTACTTCTCCAGAATCATGTCTTCATCTCTTCCAGAATCACATCTTCCTCTTTTCCATAACCACACCTTCTTCCAGAATCACATCTTCCTCTTTCCCATGATCACATCTTCCTCTCTTCCAGGATTGGGCTCTCTCAGCTGGAGGGATTTCGCCGGCAGCTTCTGGATGTTCTCCAAAGAAGCACCAAACCAAAGGTAAGCAGGAAGAACCAACACCTGGAGAGGtctctgagcagggatggggaatttTAGTGGCAGGAAGGGTGGGTTTTCTCCAGGTCTCCTCAGGTCATTATTTAGGGAACCAGAGGAATGATGGAAAGAACTGGAGAGCTCAGTGGGATCATTCCGGCTCACTTGCTGAAACTTCACCATCACAGATCCCAAATACCTGAGCAGGGAATTTTCTGTCTGAGCCTCTTCTAAAGTCTGTATTCCGAGTGTGGCATTTTCTGCCAGTTAAAACTGGGAACAGACTGGAAGTACAGCACCTGTGCTTGTCAGAACATTGGGGTGATCCTGTTCCAGGATAAATTATCTGCTCATGTCTTGGAGAAAGGAAATGTGGGAAGTTGTCCCTCCCCAGTCTTCACCATTGCACCAAGATGGAAAAAAACCGTAAAATATGAAGATCTTTAGGGATAATACATGATGGAATTTACCTGGAGAGAGTATATAattgggaaaggaaaaccagCTTTCAGAAACATGGATCATCTCTGTCTCCAGcttccctgttttcctgtcCTTGTATTGTTCCTTATTAATTGCCAGTGTCACTGTGTTTTTCCTGGACACCTCTGTTGGTGTTTCGCACACCTTCCTTAGGCAAATCCTTCCTGtgtgaaagaaaacagggaatATCCTACCTCTGAAATCCTTTAAACTTCTTGAGTCCTATGAGGCAATTCTGCTTTAgttttgcttctttctcctcAAATCCTCTCTATTCACTGTCTCTTTATGGGAACAGTGGCGAATCATTGTGGGGGCCACCAAGTGCATTCCTAAATCCGAGCTTCCTGAGGAGCCGGAGGAGAACTCGGTGACGAGCAACCGGCTCTGGACACACCCCAGTGACCTGACCATCGCCCTGAGTGCCAGCACCCCCCTGTACCCCCCTGGCCGCATCATCCACGTGGTGCACAACCAccctgctgagcagtgctggtgagtcctgcaattcctgctggaattcaTGCTGGAAAGCTCTCCCTGACACTAGGAGAAGGGAGTTTTCTTCCCCACCGTCTCACGGGGACCGTGGTTGTGTCTGCTGGCGGAGTTacggaatggtttgggttggaaagggacTGTGGacatccatgggcagggataccttccaccAGATCAGCTGACTCCAAGCCCAGTCCAGCTTAgatttgaacacttccagggatggggcagccacagcttcccttgGAATCCATCCCAGTTTTCCagtctcaccaccctcacagggaagagtttcttccaatatctaatctaaaccaGCACATGGAATGCTgtaatggtttgggttggaaggtacTTAGGATCACCCATTTCtaccctctgccatgggcaggaacaccttccactatcccagattgctccaagcctATCCTGGTCTagagcacttccagggaaggggcagccacagcttctctggacagcctgtgctAGGGCTTCTGCACCCTCATAGGGAAGAAttctttcccaatatccaatttaaacctaCCTTCTTTAAAGCTACTCCCCCTTTTCCCACTATTCCaggcccttgtccaaagtctttttcctctttagaTGATGATTAGCCCATGGATAATCACATCCCTTTTGGATAATTCAGAATTTTGGAGCAATATTTTAACAGCTCCTCCCtatgttctttctctttttctccctctgcatCCTGCTGTTTTCATATGCCAAAACAATACCTACttttccatcccattttccctgttGTCTGGAccccttttccagctgctgtgagcaggaggatCCCACCTACTTTGCCATCTGGGGGGACAACAAGGCCTTCAACGAGGTGATCATCTCCCCAGCCATGCTGCACGAACACCTCCCCTACGTGGTCATGGAAGGGCTCAACAAGGTAAGGCAGGGTCCTGGTCAGTCTTGCACAGGGTGTTGGAGTAGAGTGTGGTGAGGTCTGggaatggaattcccaaaatcccagatgTTCTTGTTTCCAAATGTAGTGTCAGAGTATTGAGGTTGTGTGGTGATGGTTCATTTCAGGAGCTGCCAATAAGCTGGAACCCAGGTGATATTCAGGGCTGTTTCAGGATTTATCCATCTAATCCTTTATCTCCCTGTGCTTCCAGAAGGCTCTGGGAAGAAAGAGGCCAATCCAGCTTTTTGAAAGCCTCCAGTCAATCCCTGCTGttcctctgctttccttggaCAGGTCTTGGAGAACTACAACAAGGGGaaaacagctctgctttctgcagccaAAGTGATGGTGAGTCCTACGGAAGTGGATCTCACCCCGGAGCTGATATTCCAGAGCCAGCCCTTGCCCAGCTGCCCCACCGTGCAGATCGGAACTGGAGCTGTCCCAGCGGACAGGAGGAACAGCAGTACCAAGTAAGGAGAAATTTTTCATGGAATAGTGGCTCCAGGTgtggctcctcctcctcttggGGCATTGTGATCCTTGTTAGTGGGAAAGACAGATCCATGGGCGGCCTTTGTGCCTGTCAGGGGGAAAAGTCCCTTGTGTTGCTTAGGAATTTGAGTGCAGCAAGGTCGGGAAAAGGTACAGAAGaagcttccttttttctcttcatccAGACTGATGGGGTTTGCTCAAGGTAAAACTTAGAGCCaaatttggtttgggttggaagggatttaaggatcacccagttccagtacctgccgtgggcagggagggacaccttccactagcccaggttgctccaagccctgtccaacttGGAACACTATCAGGGATAGTCcacaggttgctccaagtcccatccaacaTGGAACACTATCAGGGATagtccacagcctctctgggcagggAAGAAGGATGTAATGAGccagaaaaaaagggagaagggcAAGAACTGGAGTTTGCAGAGGGAGAATCCATTTGTGATATTTCCAGCTGGGAGGATGGAGTGAGAAGAGATTCCCTGGAGTTATGGATGGCTCTGAttggaggggctgtgtggggaaCCCTTGGATCCTCTGGTTGTTCTGGAATTCTGCAGCCTCATGTTCTCTGTTTCCCATTGCAGGAGCAAATCCCATTCGGAAATCAGCCTGGAGGGATTCTACGAGACAAAGCCACTTTCTCCCGTGCAGAAGGACCCTGtggagctgcttctcctggaCACTAAGGAACGTCTCTCCGTGGAGCTCCAGGACCGCCGCGCCCCTCTGGCCACCATGGAGAGCCTCTCGGACAACGAATCCATCTACAGCTTCGATTCCCGGCGCTCCTCCGGTTTCCGGAGCATCCGCGGCTCCCCCAGCCTCCATGCGGTCATGGAGAAGGACGAGACGCACTGCTTTTATATAGACCCCGCTATCCCTGAGGAAAACCCTTCCCTCAGCTCCcggacagagctgctggctgctgacaGCCTCTCCAAGCATTCCCAGGAGACGCAGGCCCCGGAAAACGTCCTCAACAGCGGCGGCACCACCCCCCAGCGCCGCTGCAGCGCCGAGGGCACCGGGAGCGACGGGGAGTGCGCGTCCTTGTCCCCTCGGGAAGAGCCAGCGCTCCACAACGGCCGCCTGGCCGATGTTCCCAGTCCGCAGGTGCTGGAATTCGCCGAGTTCATCGACAGCCTCTTCAACCTGGACAGCAaaagcagctccttccaggACATTTACTGCATGATGGTGTCGGACAGCTCCAGCGACTTTGCGGAGATTCCCAAATCCGTCAGCGACCAGGAGATCCTGCTGAGGGCGCAGTACGAGCCTAACTTAGTCCCAAAGCCCCCAAGGTTGTTTGCGGGCTCGACGGATCCTTCGTCGGGAATCTCCGTGTCGCCCTCTTTCCCCCTTAGTTCATCCGGAGAACTCATGGATATCACTCCCACGGGTGTGAGCAGCCAGGAATGCCTGGCCACGGACAAAATCCGGACTTCCACCCCCTCCGGACACGTAACCAGCCCTGCCAAGCAGGACGACCTCATGATTTCGGCCCTTTAGTGCAGGGGGAAGGGGTGGAATGATCCCAGTGGGATAATCCATGGAGGAGGCTGTCATCAGGCAGTTGGGATCAGAGGAGACAGctggaaaaatcctttctgGGGTGACACAGTGGAGGATGGATTGTGCTGGAATCCTGTCCTTGGAGCTGGGAGAAGCTCTGCCCCATGGGGCCTGAGAGGGTCTGAGGCACTAAAGTTCCCTACCTCAGCCTGTCTCAATCCAGAGGCAGATTCCTTGCCCTGGGGCACCTGCTGAGTTTGGGAGTGAGATACCTGGATAGATGGAAGCAGGAGGGGGTCAGGCCAGATCCCTCCCCATCAGGACCGAGCCGGTGGTATGGGAAATGAGCGGATTGAGACTTTGGGCCCTGTTGCACTACCACGGATCCGGCCCAAGATCCAATTCGGCACACTTCCATGGGGATTGCTTTTGTAGGACACTCCTGTTTTAAAGCCATTGGGGCTGTATTCCCCCCAAGTCCAGTCCCCCGGTTCCTGGCCAggtgcagcaggaatggggctggCACCATGGTTTCTCTCCCCCAAGCACTCCTGAGAGGGAAGGACGCTGTTCCCAAGAGCCCAATCCCTCTGCCACGTCCCTCCTTTGCCAGAAAGCTCTCCTGGATATCACCCCCATCACTCCTTGGTTCCCTGGACCCCTCCAAGCTGGCGACATTCCCGTGGGACTGTGGATTCTCATCTTGGAGCTGCATGGATGTGGATGGATCAACTGCAGAATGCGCCCAGTGTGATTTTCCAGGCCCCTGTGGAGTCTGGGAGtctctcctggatccctgggtGTCCTCACACCACTCATATGCAGCATCCACGGATCAGTGCCAGCCTCTGTCAttgggaattcagggaaaagatggaattttttcccagtgttgCAATCTCTTGTATGTttacagagctgctgagctggttGGAAGGTATTTATtaaggaaagagggaaggaaaatccATAGtcatcctttccttcccatGCTGTTCCCTCTGGGGACTGAGGGAAGAGAGGATGGGCAGGCAGAATTCCAAGCCCCTGCTTCCCAAGTGGCTTGGATTCAGGAGTAACCGCCTACCCCCTCTtccaccctgtccccacctgcacAATTCCATGTAGGAAAACTTGAGCAAAGTGTTAGGAAAACTACCTGAGCCTCCGGGCCCAGAGgagcctgctctgcctctccaggcaggttttccagtgatgggagcaggaggaaaactACCTAAAATAGGAAATGAAACATGATTGGGACCTGGAAAAGGCCTTCAATTGCCACAACTCCCCCTCAAAAGCTCAGTAGTTACCAATGGCTCTCCCCGGAGCTCTGTCCTTCCTCCCTGGAAAAGAAATTCCTGGTTTAACTTCCTTAGAATCCTGTGGTTgctcccttttcccctccttagCAGTGTTATTTCCATTGTGGGAGGACACTGTCCttcccaggagctcagctcctggcaaATCCCAAGCTTCCATTGGCCATGTGGGTTCTGGAAGCCCTGGGGTGGGTCAGAGCTGTGCTTCCTGGGAGCCAGTGGGATCTGATGCCATTGAGGAGCACTTTATAACCAGTGTGCATTGATGTAAATAACCCTGGGTGCACAGAATTCCACTGGATTCTGGCTCCAAGTGCTGATATCCCACTCCATCCAGCgtgggatgctccagcccctgctccttaCCCGTTTCAGAGCCTTCAGAAGTGCTTCAAGCAGCCAAGAAAACATTATCCCTGTGGTTTAAGGTTCCAAAGGTGACCTTTCCCTGAGTGGAATCAGAGGGAGGAAGCCCCTCTGAGTTCAGAGGgatttggagaaggaaaagtcCTTTTATTCTGAGCAACCAGaagttctttttgtttttgtaggtCCTTAaaaaaggagcagggagcaggcggtttgggagcacagcacagggtaAGGAGGAATTCCTGCACTCAGGAAACACTACCAAGGTGATTTTTCAGGAATACGCACAAAAATCTGGGAAAGtttgaggggaaaaggggagctgaggggcagggaggctggggcTAGCGGGCTAGCTCCCCTCCTGGCCCAAGAGTCGGGATAAGGAGCTCATTCCTGTCCTTATTCCTGGCAGGAATTAACCCTTAGCACTAAGGCAGAGCTTGGGATCTGCAAAGCACTTTAAAACATTAAGGAAAAGGATCATCTCTGTCCCTGGGAGCGACATGGATACCTGGGATTAGATGGAACTACTGGTGGGAGGTGCCTCCAGGTGAGGAAAAATGGGATATCTCCCTCCTAAAATAATTCCAGTGGGAACCTGCTGATGTTCCATGGCTCAAATGTTGCACTAGAAAGTCCCTTCCCTGACGTTCCTCTGCCGTGTCCTGGAAGACTCAATTCTTGGGTGactgtttccttctctgtgccGTTGGAACTGTATCCTATGGGAATGGCCTTCCCTTGCCCTGACAGGAAGCAGTCTGGaatgctgtggtttttttgctcTGTGATTACTGGACTTTGGAAAAGCCTGGAAATACATAattcctgggagctgggcttgccACAGGTCAAGGAGTAAAGGCACAAAAGAGCCCCTCAAAGGTTCTCATTGTATCCTGTCATGGATAATTCCTGGTTTTTGTTGGCAAACATATCTGATCCCAGTCCTCCCAAATGAAATCCACATTCTtggaattatttctgctttaaatgtTTCTATGTCTTGATCCCCATCACTGTGTCTTGATCCCCAGCATTCTGTGTCTCCATTCCCATCACTCCTTTGCTATCTGGGCATTTGGAAAGGCTGATCTCCCatttcctcctggaaaagcaCACGTGGaatgctgaaataaatgttAAAGCTGCAGCTACCTCCTTCATCTGTACTGTACACACTTCctgctttctcttcctgctctgtCTTTGGAAATACGAAGCATCTCCAGTTTTCTGAATCTCTTGgcttctgcttcttcctcttcagCTTTGTGCCTTCTGATCTTCGGATATTCCCATGATATTCCAACAGGATGTTCCACCCTGtgcagaggcagtgctggaagTGCCTGACACcccacatcccagcctggccaaCAGGTCACCCACTCCATGCCTCATCCTTAAAATCTCTTCTGATCCTTCTTGGACCAagtgacctttaaaggtcctttccaacacCAAGTATTCCAAGAGTTTCTTGGCAGAGGAATGGAGCTGAGGCTCTTCCACACCAGTAGGTTGATTTTATTGTTGCTTTCCTTGCAGCAGTGCCAAAAATTTGGGAagggtcctgcagtgctgaggatATACTGGCCCTTTTCCAATATTTATCATTATTCCTTCTCCTTTGGGGCTGCCTTCTCCATTTGGAATATTCATTTCCTCCTAAAacttccctctttttctttgctCCCTGTTCCTCTCACCTCTTTCAGGAGCCACCACATACCTCCCTTCTCTCGAGGTGCTGATTCCACATCCTTGGTAGCACATAGGAAACATGGGAAAACCATTCCAAAGCACTTAAATGGAATTCTTGAAACTTTTTAGGAACTTCTTTCCAAAGCAGAGAGGATTTGTAGGAGGT
It contains:
- the DAGLA gene encoding diacylglycerol lipase-alpha; translation: MPGIVVFRRRWSVGSDDLVLPAVFLFLLHTTWFVILSVVLFGLVYNPNETCSLNLVDHGRGYLGILLSCMIAELAIIWLSMRGSILYTEPRDSMQYVLYVRLAILVIEFVYAIVGIVWLTQYYTSCNDITAKSVTLGMVVCNWVVILSVCITVLCVFDPTGRTFVKLRATKRRQRNLRTYNLRHRLEEGQASSWTRRLKVFLCCTRTKDSQSDAYSEIAYLFAEFFRDLDIVPSDIIAGLVLLRQRQRAKRNAVLDEANNDILAFLSGMPVTRNTKYLDLKNAQEMQRYREVCYYMLFALAAYGWPIYLMRKPTCGLCRLARSCSCCCLCPSRPRYAPGVTIEEDNCCGCNAIAIRRHFLDENMTSVDIVYTSCHDAVYETPFYVAVDHDKKKVVISIRGTLSPKDALTDLTGDAERLPVEGHHGTWLGHKGMVLSAEYIKKKLEQEMVLSQAFGRDLGRGTKHYGLIVVGHSLGAGTAAILSFLLRPQYPSLKCFAYSPPGGLLSEDAMEYSKEFVTAVVLGKDLVPRIGLSQLEGFRRQLLDVLQRSTKPKWRIIVGATKCIPKSELPEEPEENSVTSNRLWTHPSDLTIALSASTPLYPPGRIIHVVHNHPAEQCCCCEQEDPTYFAIWGDNKAFNEVIISPAMLHEHLPYVVMEGLNKVLENYNKGKTALLSAAKVMVSPTEVDLTPELIFQSQPLPSCPTVQIGTGAVPADRRNSSTKSKSHSEISLEGFYETKPLSPVQKDPVELLLLDTKERLSVELQDRRAPLATMESLSDNESIYSFDSRRSSGFRSIRGSPSLHAVMEKDETHCFYIDPAIPEENPSLSSRTELLAADSLSKHSQETQAPENVLNSGGTTPQRRCSAEGTGSDGECASLSPREEPALHNGRLADVPSPQVLEFAEFIDSLFNLDSKSSSFQDIYCMMVSDSSSDFAEIPKSVSDQEILLRAQYEPNLVPKPPRLFAGSTDPSSGISVSPSFPLSSSGELMDITPTGVSSQECLATDKIRTSTPSGHVTSPAKQDDLMISAL